Genomic segment of Canis lupus dingo isolate Sandy chromosome 9, ASM325472v2, whole genome shotgun sequence:
GCTCAAGACCATGACAGATACGTACCTGCTCAACCTGGCCATGGCGGACATCCTCTTCCTCCTGACCCTTCCCTTCTGGGCATACAGCGCGGCCAAGTCCTGGACGTTCGGCGTCCACGTTTGCAAGATCATCTTTGGCATCTACAAGATAAGCTTCTTCAGCGGCATGCTGCTGCTTCTTTGCATCAGCATCGACCGCTACGTGGCCATCGTCCAGGCCGTCTCGGCCCACCGCCACCGTGCCCGCGTCCTTTTCATCAGCAAGCTCTCCTGTGTGGGCATCTGGATGCTGGCCATGGTGCTCTCCACCCCGGAGCTGCTGTACAGCGGCCTCCAGAAGAGCAGCAGTGAGCAAGCACTGCGGTGCTCCCTCAACACCAATCAGGTGGAAGCCTTGATCACCATCCAGGTGGCGCAGATGGTGGTGGGCTTCCTGATCCCCCTGGGGGCCATGAGCTTCTGCTACCTTGTCATCATCCGCACCCTGCTCCAGGCACGCAACTTTGAGCGCAACAAGGCCATCAAGGTCATCATTGCCGTGGTCGTGGTCTTCATAGCCTTCCAGCTGCCCTACAACGGGGT
This window contains:
- the CCR7 gene encoding C-C chemokine receptor type 7 isoform X2; translated protein: MKSLLVVALLVIFQVCLCQDEVTDDYIGENTTVDYTLYESVCFKKDVRNFKAWFLPIMYSIICFMGLLGNGLVVLTYIYFKRLKTMTDTYLLNLAMADILFLLTLPFWAYSAAKSWTFGVHVCKIIFGIYKISFFSGMLLLLCISIDRYVAIVQAVSAHRHRARVLFISKLSCVGIWMLAMVLSTPELLYSGLQKSSSEQALRCSLNTNQVEALITIQVAQMVVGFLIPLGAMSFCYLVIIRTLLQARNFERNKAIKVIIAVVVVFIAFQLPYNGVILAQTVANFNITGSGSCELSKQLNIAYDITYSLACVRCCVNPFLYAFIGVKFRSDLFKLFKDLGCLSQEQLRQWSSCRHTRRSSMSVEAETTTTFSP
- the CCR7 gene encoding C-C chemokine receptor type 7 isoform X1, with the translated sequence MDLGKPMKSLLVVALLVIFQVCLCQDEVTDDYIGENTTVDYTLYESVCFKKDVRNFKAWFLPIMYSIICFMGLLGNGLVVLTYIYFKRLKTMTDTYLLNLAMADILFLLTLPFWAYSAAKSWTFGVHVCKIIFGIYKISFFSGMLLLLCISIDRYVAIVQAVSAHRHRARVLFISKLSCVGIWMLAMVLSTPELLYSGLQKSSSEQALRCSLNTNQVEALITIQVAQMVVGFLIPLGAMSFCYLVIIRTLLQARNFERNKAIKVIIAVVVVFIAFQLPYNGVILAQTVANFNITGSGSCELSKQLNIAYDITYSLACVRCCVNPFLYAFIGVKFRSDLFKLFKDLGCLSQEQLRQWSSCRHTRRSSMSVEAETTTTFSP